A single region of the Mustela lutreola isolate mMusLut2 chromosome 2, mMusLut2.pri, whole genome shotgun sequence genome encodes:
- the MINDY4B gene encoding inactive ubiquitin carboxyl-terminal hydrolase MINDY-4B yields MQVSEQEQCSWELDLEEITRKISFLDKWRQIFSCHRLGTNNTTLQNHEGNHPPADETEAETGIPQPKGQGYWPSSSLCSIPKLPIISSKSGGFPISLAMATKLRQTIFGNAMQVFSYDWKKAYFGFHDPFSDLAFALEVGKGGARSIQMAVQGSIIKHLLFTGKEKDCNLQSLCAVSKREQDQGLATALAGILWMAGAAEKATVCLVTEDTHVLSTPDYSGDDFTERLQLFELSEKEATERFIYDHLQCFKGEGSHGVILFLYSLIFSRTFERLQKDLDASTTHLLQPSAGSFLCRQAVLNMILTGRASPNVFNGYQRGESQEILHGVLTRSEVGYLRWCKDVSEDDRLSQVGSMLKTPKLPIWLCNINGNPGVLFSTNKQLLSDWRVERRFDLYLYGGRPSQKKPVHLTVDTHSHHWERNQHEDEHVPGRRFSPVEMAIRTKWREATINWHGTVPFL; encoded by the exons ATGCAAGTCTCGGAACAGGAGCAATGCTCCTGGGAGCTGGATTTGGAAGAGATAACCaggaaaatttcatttcttgACAAATGGCGGCAAATCTTCAGTTGTCATAG gTTAGGAACCAATAACACAACTCTTCAG AATCACGAAGGCAACCACCCACCTGCTGATGAAACTGAAGCTGAAACGGGAATACCTCAGCCCAAAGGACAAGGATATTGGCCATCAAGTAGCCTTTGTTCTATCCCCAAACTCCCTATCATCTCTTCAAAATCAGGCGGCTTTCCCATCTCCCTAGCAATGGCCACG AAGTTACGGCAGACCATCTTTGGAAATGCCATGCAAGTCTTCAGCTATGACTGGAAAAAGGCCTATTTCGGTTTCCATGATCCTTTTTCTGACCTGGCTTTTGCTTTGGAAGTAGGAAAG GGAGGTGCCCGAAGCATTCAGATGGCTGTACAAGGATCCATCATCAAACACTTGTTGTTTACCGGGAAGGAAAAAGACTGTAACCTTCAGAG TTTATGTGCAGTAAGCAAACGGGAGCAGGACCAGGGCCTGGCTACAGCACTGGCTGGCATCCTGTGGATGGCGGGAGCTGCTGAGAAGGCCACTGTCTGTCTTGTCACCGAGGACACTCATGTCCTCTCGACTCCTGACTACTCGGGAGATGATTTCACAGAGCGG CTCCAGCTGTTTGAACTTTCAGAGAAAGAAGCCACTGAGAGATTCATCTATGATCATTTACAATGT TTCAAAGGGGAAGGAAGCCATGGTGTCATCTTGTTTCTTTATAGCCTAATCTTCTCCAGAACATTTGAAAG GCTTCAGAAGGACCTGGATGCTTCCACCACTCATCTGCTACAACCAAGTGCTGGGAGTTTCCTGTGCAGGCAG GCAGTTTTGAACATGATTCTGACCGGAAGAGCCAGCCCAAATGTCTTCAATGGCTATCAGAGGGGAGAGTCGCAGGAAATATTACATGGAGTCCTGACCCGAAGTGAGGTCGGGTATTTGCGGTGGTGTAAGGATGTCTCAGAGGATGATAGACTTTCTCAG gtGGGCAGCATGCTGAAGACCCCCAAATTACCTATTTGGCTGTGCAACATCAATGGAAACCCCGGTGTTCTTTTCAGCACAAACAAGCAGCTCTTATCAGACTGGAGAGTGGAGCGTCGCTTTGATCTGTACCTGTACGGTGGCCGGCCCTCCCAGAAGAAGCCCGTGCATCTCACAGTAG ATACTCACTCCCATCACTGGGAAAGGAACCAACATGAAGATGAACATGTACCAGGAAGACGGTTTTCTCCAGTGGAGATGGCAATCAGAACCAAGTGGAGAGAAGCCACCATCAACTGGCATGGAACCGTTCCCTTCCTCTAA